The Balaenoptera acutorostrata chromosome 6, mBalAcu1.1, whole genome shotgun sequence genome includes the window ttaaaaacaaataatttgttttcatcATCTTATAAAACTATGCATGACTTTACTTTTTCCCTTCTATCTCCAATTTTGGCTCCAATTGTGGGACTGTATTCCCTTTATGAGCAGAGACATATACAACAGTGAAAAGCAAACGCCTTCCACAGGGGATTTACTGCAAGAACTAAACAAAGTAAACCTTGTTTTAGACTTAgttgtttcttattttctctcctaAAGCACTGCTCTtaacttctaaaataaatatatcagcTGACTGCCTAGTAAATTTTTTATACTGGGATTATGGCTGGGgtagagggaagaaaaaggaaaataatttaagacTTTAAAAGTCTTTTAACTCCACCCATAAATCATTTAACAAAATAGACTCCCCTGTTTcaatggaaattttaaagaaatctcccACAACGGCGATAAGCAGTTTATCATCAGCTCTTTCTTGTCTTCCCACGTTTGGAGAATAAAATGGAACTAATTAGGGCTGAGTAGAGTATAattggggctggggctggggctggggccggggccggggctggggggggggatGGTATTGCGTCAGCAAATGAAGCTTAACTAGACTCCTGAGGCTTGTAAGAGCCTCTGGATCATGAATAGGTATTTCTTTGAGAAGACTCTACCTGCCCCCACCCCGGTCCTGACCGCTCTGCTCTCTCCGGCAGGTCATGATGATGGGCAGCGCCCGCGTGGCCGAGCTGCTGCTGCTCCACGGTGCGGACCCCAACTGCGCGGACCCCGCCACTCTCACCCGACCCGTGCACGACGCGGCCCGGGAGGGCTTCCTGGACACGCTGGCGGCGCTGCACCGAGCCGGGGCGCGGCTGGACGTGCGCGACGCCTGGGGCCGCCTGCCCGTGGACCTGGCTGAGGAGCGGGGCCACCGCGACGTCGCCCGCTACCTGCGCGCGGCCGAGGGAGACTGATGGCGCGTGCACACAGCCGCCCCAAAcgacttttcttttctctccagttCCCCACCCCAACTTAGTTCAATGAGGTCTGCAAACATGGAGCGGCGGAAGTCTTCCTGGGCGACCTGATTCCCCGCAGGGAAGGAGGGGCAGACcgggaagaaattttttttttctctttttttctctgggtGGAGCCCTCGACACTCACCGTGAAGTGAAACGCAGAGAGGTGGGGCAAATGGATTTCCAGCGAGATTTAGGAGCCGAATGTGGAATTCCCAGGTTTATTTTTCAGGGTTTTCTGGCGAAAAGTGGCAAGTGAAGAAATCCGCGAAGGAACCCAAGTGCTGCGAATCTTCACACAAAAGATGGTGGGGCGGAGTGGGAGGCGGCGGTGACTGGCATTCGAGTGGGAGGCAGGTGATAACATTCGCCCCTCTGACCTTGAAGGAACCCCCCTGTAAGCCCCCACTTCAGGCGTTAGGCCCTGGGGATATGAGGGCAAAGCTGAAGACGGAGGACCAAGCAATGATGACGGTCGTCGTGGGCTCTTTCTTTACAAGCTGCACGGAGCAGAGCAGGTAACGTGCAAAACGCTCCATACTGGAAGCCTTGGGGACTCGCGCCCAGCTCCACCGGATAGTGACGGGGAAGAGAGGACCCGGAAGCCACCTCGAACTTGCCCGCTTATTCTAAAGTCCCCAGGACAAGGTGGTTCTGAACAGCTCTCCGAGAGGGGCGCTCGTTTGCTGTTGTTAAATCAAGGCGAGATTCTTGCGGCGTTCCAGCAGAGTCCGCGCACAGACTGAAGTCGGGGATTGTAGCGAGAGCAACTGTAGGTAGGCCGTTAACTGTAACGATTTGTTTAATCTATAAACGGTAGGATACAGAGAGCCCCCTGTAAATTGCCACTTGAAAAGATTTCGTGACATTTTGTACTTCTGGGTGGTTCTTCAGTAGCAGTCTTACTTACGGAGACTTTAAATAACAAAGTAACTCGTGGCCCTTGGAAAAGAGGTGAGGAAGAACTACAGTTTTTACGAGAAGCTATGGCACAGTGGCAACGCCCAGATAACTTTGATCCTTAacctatttatttctttgttaaattttctgtttcctttactaCTGTCTCAGGGGGTCAAACTATGAAATATTACAAATGTATTTCAGAAGATCCATGCACTTACCCAGTAAATTATCTCGGGATATTTCCCAAAGGACTTTGCTAAAAGTGTAGATTGAATATAAAACTGTTGAAAATATATGATGATGGCTCGTGGAATGTCTTAATATCTGCTGAACAAACTAAAGGTGTACTGTTTGGGGATTTAATTTCCAGTGTTGCTTGATACATTACAGCATTGGAATAACTGATATTTCACtgtttaatgtaaaaaaattgaGATTGGACTCCAAGATTTTGGCTTAAAACATGATTCCATTCCTAatttaaagaagttgtggaatcTGATGACAACCTGATATTAAGGGAAACTAAATCAAGAAAATGTGGTTGGGTAGTATAGGGTTCTGTGAGATCCACAgccgtatatatatatattatatatatatattatatatatataatatatatatatatatttggcaaaACCAAAACATCACACATTATTGGAAAATCAAGTACCACCTGGTTGCACTGAAATAGTAATTTATGAATACATGTAAAAGTAAATTCAGATTTCAAATCCACCTGGTAGGCAGATTTGGTCAATATGCTTTATCAGCAGCACAAGAAGTATACACTGTTAAATCTGTTTAAGATTTCACTTTGAAGGATACATGCAAGCAAATATAGCTCTATATACATGAGCCCTGCTTCTGGCTCTATTTTgcaattacagaaaaatatacatGTTAATTTCTGTATctaaatctaaaatattatcaagGTTTGTACACATCTTACTACCTGACCTTCATTGTAAGATCTGGAAGTGAAATAAATTCAGAATTCAATAATGTATTAATTTGacctcatttttatatttttttcagccGAGTGAATGGATGAGAAAACAAGGATGATTTACTATGAAAgcaaaatctatttaaaatttccTGTGTTCTAATGGCTAAAATTAGTAATTTCAGATATAAGGAATGAAATAGATTCAAACAGAGAGCTCAAGATCCATACAGCTCCAAATGGCTTTGGGAAAGTGTGTTCATAAGAATGctttatgatattttatttctatattatgACAAAAGCAATATGAATATGGTGTCCAGGACCAAATTagttcattttatgaagctatgTAACTGACcttcagcaaataaataaaactaattttactTAGACCAACCACATTGAGATTCTATATTGTCCTTCCTTTATGGGAAACGTTAAAAACAAACTACTTGTGTGTTAATATGTAATAATGAATAGGGATTTTTTTACCACCTCTGCAagtatcaattattttaaaaaaacaaaagaaatgcttattttccttttatgcttTATCAgaggctgattatttttatgaTAGGGTGTAATTTTTCCAATGTTCAAGACGTTGCcactctaccaaaaaaaaaagaaaagaaaaaagatcaagtAGAATTAGTAATCTTCAAAAATGATAGAATAATATTGGAAGCACTCTTGTGGACTGCCTTCTGAAACAAATGCAAAAGCTGGTGTCATCTACAGTCATCTTAGCAGACTAAGAAGTCTGCTTTGTTATTTATGTCAGCAGCTAATCATTACCAAAATCTGACATGACTACTAAGTTTTCACTATCAACAAACTATTTCATTATCTTGTGAAAACTTGAAGAATAAATTTTAGGTTGGCATAATTTCACAGTGTTCAATTACCAAGCTTAAAAATATGGGAAGGGGGagaaatacataagaaaataagaacattttaattttaaaaattacttgaaaGAGCAACAAGAGTTGAATCACAATACTTTCAATATCTTCTCCTGTTCTATTTATAATCCCAGGGAAGAAAGAGGGAATGAAGCAGAGAGAAATTAGGACTTGATTGGAAGGTAGAAAACCTGGGTTCTGGTATTAGTTCTTCAACTAATTCAATATATGACCTACGAAATCATGTGACATGATTAgccccaatttcctcatctataaaagatgGGAGTTGGACTAGATTACTTCTAAGCTCCCTACCATCACTAAAGTTTTATCGCTTTATAAGTTTGTTGCATATATGACTGTAATGGGGTCTTATATTTTATTAGTAATGATTTTGCCATTTTGCTTGTCTGAGCCAAGAAAAGCTATATAAAGGAATAGAGAGAAGagatgcatttttaaattctggagccctggggggtgggggatctTCATAAGCACCACCTCCACCAGTTAGTTGAGAAGTTACCAACAAGTTTGTGGAAACTAGCACAGAAAAGATGCTTTGCAAAATAAATATGTAGTTTAATTTTAAGCTCTTTCTTACTTCGTCttacctctgatttttttttctgttgcattttgcatttctctcatgtgACTCATAGCCACCAAAAGAATTCACTTCTTTAAGTGAGATAAGCAGGTAGAcccaataaattaaaataatgctgAAGTAGGTGTTTACAAACTAATGTAAATGCTCTGAAAGAAACAGtgttttttaagtaaacatataACAAGTGATACTGACCTAAATGAGGTTGGTATAGGAGTTGGAACCAAGAAAAAATGTTGGGGGTATTGGAAGGAATAGAAAGTGCAAAGGCACGAGAATGCTAAAATATGTAGAAAAGTCATTAGAAGATGAAAAACTCTCTGTAAATAGCTGCTGTGGAGTTTACAGACCCATTTCTAAAGGTCCgttctttcttgtttgtttccatTGGATTCCATGAAGTTTTAGGTCCCTAAATGTTGCCTGGGTGATAGTAGGAACCAGCTGGTCAGGGAAGAGCTCTGTATCACCTCAATATCAATACATGTTGATTTATATTACTGTGCTTAATATGTAATCCATGCCAGTTACATATTATTTCATTAGTAGCACTGGCTTCAAAGCAAAATTTCCTGTATTACATAATTAACAAAGGGATGATATATACAAGTTACCATttctataaagtatttttttcctttatggaagGAATGCTATTAAAGTCTGAGTGAGGAATTCAAGAGGCCAAAAAGGACTCCTACCATTTGTAAAAGCTGATCCTGAGAAAAGTTTTATAGAAAATCAAGACAGTAGGGAATGAGCAGATTCCCATTATTTCAGGCCTGGGAATATTTCACAAACCCCACCAGCGTGTAGACCATAAgcagtttgttttggttttatttgattAATTCTGTTAAACTACTGATCCATCTTCCACAAAACACCAAGATGCCTCTCCTCCTTCTATTCCTTTTGTTACTTTCTTTTCATCTCATTCTCTGCCCTCCTGAAATGGCCAACTTGTATTATAATTTGAAGTTTGAAATCAATATAAACCAAAgatttttctggggaaaaaaaactatGAAGATGATACACAGACTGTCTCACAGATATCTACGTTTTATTGGAAATTTACAAAGGAACCCCAAACACCTGTTAATGCCCTTCTCATTCAGAAGCCCCTGACATTAGACCTCCAGTAGATCTATAGAGTCAGTGCTGGCACATAAAATGTTTTACAACAGAGTTAAAGTGAAAACTTTAAGAGCAATTACAGTAATTAAACCATGGCTCATTTCCCTTTCAAATTTGGCCTTCTCCCAAAATGCATAAACTATTTGTCTATCTTCTCTTTGGAATACATTATGAAAGGATTGGTGCTACTTCCTTTGAACCCTTTCTTGTGTGACCTCAGGGTCTCCATTTCATTTTAACCAAACGCCACTCTACCTTCTTCTCACTTTACAAATTTCTTCATCCCCTTGCCTTAGCTGAAAACTGGGTCTCCCTGAGAATTCCACTTTCTTCTGACCAAATAATAGGTACCGAGCTGTGGATAAGAGTGGGAGTCAGAACCAGTCATGAGTGTCTGCTGTTTGGGTGGCTTTCAGTATAGTCCTAAACCAGATAGGTAAAGGTTATTCATTGTTCTTCAGTTTTCACTCATCTCATAGTATAAATAattgcattttgttttccttatcaAATTAAGTTGTAAATAATTTCAGTgtgtattatgtattttataatatgtttATAAGAGATAACATATAAACataaaacagtaaacattttttctGTTCACAAAGCCACAGATAGGTCAACAGATTATGACAACACACAGTTTTCTTCTGAAGGGTGAATGTTGGAAATATTTATATCCAATGGCTTCTCATTCTGTCTGTGGGTTATGAGTACTAAGCTCTATCACCTTTCCTAGGGCACAGCAGTACCCTGTACAGTCTCCTATATCTGCTCCCAATATGCCACCTTAGAGTTATAAGCTATAAACTTGCCTAAAATATTTTGTCATCCTCTACTACTCTCTAATGTCTAGACTGCCTTGGACAGTTAGAGATATCATATATGGATCCATTCCAGAGCTGCAGGAGCCTTTTGATCTGTTTAAATCCCACCTTGAACAGAAGAATTTAATGTCATCCCCTTTCTAGGGAAAAATTACATGACATTTCATTTTACATTCACCCCCAGGTATTTATTATATCTGTACAATGATGGTGCTGTCCCCATCAGTCATTTGAGACCAACATATAGGGAA containing:
- the CDKN2B gene encoding cyclin-dependent kinase 4 inhibitor B isoform X2, coding for MPAQTEGFPEATTALEKPEGKSAKHPVLEKRCQHEVMMMGSARVAELLLLHGADPNCADPATLTRPVHDAAREGFLDTLAALHRAGARLDVRDAWGRLPVDLAEERGHRDVARYLRAAEGD
- the CDKN2B gene encoding cyclin-dependent kinase 4 inhibitor B isoform X1; this translates as MLSGGGGDAVLSNAAARGQVEAVRQLLEAGADPNRLNRFGRRPIQVMMMGSARVAELLLLHGADPNCADPATLTRPVHDAAREGFLDTLAALHRAGARLDVRDAWGRLPVDLAEERGHRDVARYLRAAEGD